In Fervidobacterium nodosum Rt17-B1, one genomic interval encodes:
- the wecB gene encoding non-hydrolyzing UDP-N-acetylglucosamine 2-epimerase → MHIGIIFGTRPEIIKVAPVYLKAKEMGISTDFICTGQHREMVDMMKDIFAIDSDYDMNIMTKDQTLNDVTYKVVMEFEKLSKEKHYDWIFVQGDTTTAMATAIAAFNRGIKVGHIEAGLRSGNLYDPFPEEMNRRVIDQVSEKLFAPTKNAKNTLLKENFPEEKIIITGNTVIDAQMYVMNKFDLESIRKKIINHTNYFVVTLHRRENIGQRMRNILRAIRKFSEEQNIEFVFPVHKNPKVREIVYSELENCKGAHLIEPVNYVEMTSLIKDSLFVASDSGGLQEEAPTFKKFVVVCRETTERPEVIESGFGVLAGTTQEDVYKNLKLALEFKPEDRENPFGDGKASERILMSIL, encoded by the coding sequence ATGCACATAGGAATCATATTTGGCACCAGACCGGAAATTATAAAGGTTGCACCTGTTTATTTGAAAGCAAAAGAGATGGGTATAAGTACCGACTTTATCTGCACAGGTCAACATAGAGAAATGGTCGATATGATGAAAGATATTTTTGCCATCGATTCTGATTACGATATGAACATCATGACTAAAGACCAAACATTGAACGATGTAACTTACAAAGTAGTTATGGAATTCGAAAAACTTTCAAAAGAAAAACACTACGATTGGATATTTGTTCAAGGAGACACAACAACAGCAATGGCAACAGCTATAGCTGCGTTCAACAGAGGTATAAAAGTTGGACATATAGAAGCCGGGTTAAGAAGTGGAAATCTGTACGATCCATTCCCTGAAGAAATGAACAGAAGAGTTATAGACCAAGTTTCAGAAAAACTCTTCGCACCCACGAAAAATGCAAAAAACACACTCTTAAAAGAAAACTTTCCAGAAGAAAAAATAATCATAACAGGCAATACCGTTATCGATGCTCAAATGTACGTAATGAACAAATTTGATTTGGAGTCTATACGTAAAAAAATAATCAACCATACGAATTATTTTGTCGTAACTCTACATCGAAGAGAAAACATCGGTCAGCGAATGAGAAATATCCTAAGAGCTATCAGGAAATTCTCAGAGGAGCAAAATATAGAGTTCGTGTTTCCAGTGCATAAAAACCCAAAAGTTAGAGAAATTGTGTACAGCGAGCTGGAAAATTGCAAAGGTGCTCATCTCATAGAACCAGTTAACTATGTTGAAATGACCTCATTAATTAAAGATAGTCTATTTGTCGCAAGTGACAGTGGGGGGTTACAAGAAGAGGCTCCAACATTTAAGAAATTTGTTGTTGTTTGCAGAGAAACAACGGAACGCCCAGAAGTTATTGAAAGTGGGTTTGGAGTCTTGGCAGGTACAACACAAGAAGATGTTTATAAAAACCTAAAATTAGCGCTCGAATTTAAACCAGAAGATAGGGAAAACCCGTTTGGCGACGGAAAAGCTTCGGAAAGAATTTTAATGAGTATATTATAA
- the lpdA gene encoding dihydrolipoyl dehydrogenase, giving the protein MFDAVIIGGGPGGYVCAIKLAHLGKNVALVEKENLGGTCTNWGCIPTKALLTATHLIDEIREKADKYGVKATFEGYDISKVMAHAQKSVTLSRKGIEFLMKKNNVTLIKGTAEVVNKNQVKIKESGEIFEGKNLVLAHGSVPVVFPPFDSIEGIWTSNDVFKLQSVPQSLLIIGGGVIGVEFATFFSSLGTKVRIVELAEHILPTEDSDVAEEVKKAMIRKGVEIQEKSKVTNIEKLEKSYRVTIKDNNEKENVVEVERILLAVGRRPNIPEDVRALDVEIERGIKTNRKMQTNIEGVYAIGDIRGHIMLAHVASYEGITAALNIAGIEAEMDYSAVPSIIFSNPEVASVGLREKDIDHEKVKISKFPLSANGRARTMLENIGFAKVIADKETGTVLGMSIVSPVATELIMEGVVAVKNKLTAHQLEESIHPHPTLSETLLGALEGITDKPLHL; this is encoded by the coding sequence ATGTTCGATGCAGTGATTATAGGTGGTGGACCGGGAGGGTACGTTTGTGCGATAAAACTTGCACACTTGGGTAAAAATGTTGCACTTGTTGAGAAAGAGAATCTTGGTGGTACTTGTACTAATTGGGGTTGTATTCCAACAAAGGCGTTGCTTACAGCTACACATTTAATAGATGAAATAAGAGAAAAAGCAGATAAATACGGAGTTAAAGCGACTTTTGAAGGATACGATATTTCCAAAGTAATGGCACACGCACAGAAGAGTGTAACGTTGTCGAGAAAAGGTATAGAGTTTCTCATGAAAAAGAATAATGTAACATTAATAAAGGGTACTGCAGAGGTTGTAAATAAAAATCAGGTGAAGATAAAAGAATCAGGTGAGATATTTGAAGGGAAAAATCTTGTTCTTGCTCACGGTTCCGTTCCTGTCGTATTTCCACCGTTTGATAGCATCGAGGGTATATGGACAAGCAATGATGTTTTTAAGTTACAGAGTGTGCCACAGAGTTTGCTTATAATTGGTGGGGGAGTAATTGGTGTTGAATTTGCAACTTTTTTCAGTTCGCTTGGAACAAAAGTAAGAATTGTGGAATTAGCTGAACACATATTACCAACCGAAGATTCAGATGTTGCCGAAGAAGTTAAAAAAGCGATGATAAGAAAAGGCGTAGAAATCCAAGAAAAAAGTAAAGTTACAAATATTGAAAAACTCGAAAAATCTTACAGAGTTACGATAAAAGATAACAACGAGAAAGAAAATGTTGTGGAAGTTGAACGTATACTCTTAGCTGTTGGGCGAAGGCCAAATATACCGGAAGATGTAAGAGCATTAGATGTAGAAATTGAAAGGGGAATAAAGACAAATAGAAAGATGCAAACTAACATAGAAGGTGTTTACGCTATCGGTGATATAAGAGGTCATATTATGTTAGCACATGTGGCATCTTATGAAGGAATAACTGCCGCGTTGAATATAGCTGGAATAGAAGCAGAAATGGATTATTCAGCGGTTCCATCAATCATATTCTCAAATCCAGAGGTTGCATCCGTTGGTTTAAGGGAAAAAGATATCGACCATGAAAAAGTAAAGATTTCGAAGTTCCCACTATCAGCAAATGGAAGAGCAAGAACGATGCTTGAAAACATAGGCTTTGCAAAGGTTATAGCCGATAAAGAAACAGGTACAGTTCTTGGAATGTCTATTGTCTCACCAGTTGCAACTGAGCTTATCATGGAAGGTGTTGTAGCAGTTAAGAATAAACTCACGGCTCATCAACTTGAAGAATCAATACATCCACATCCAACGTTGAGTGAGACTTTACTTGGTGCACTCGAAGGAATAACAGATAAGCCATTACATTTATAA
- a CDS encoding YqeG family HAD IIIA-type phosphatase: MKVKSVKDIDFKKLLSEGKRVFLFDFDNTINVWKSNIVPKEIEEIFKYLLSNDASVFIVSNGKKRKLEINNVKIIWRALKPLPFKVMMRLKKHFKNKDEIVVIGDQIFTDILFGKLIGAYTIKVEPLDTSKEFITTKIFRFFERLFKLH; encoded by the coding sequence TTGAAAGTAAAAAGTGTTAAAGATATAGATTTCAAAAAATTACTCTCTGAAGGAAAGAGAGTTTTTCTTTTTGATTTTGATAACACAATCAATGTATGGAAATCTAACATCGTGCCAAAAGAAATAGAGGAGATATTCAAATATCTCCTCTCTAACGATGCCTCTGTTTTTATTGTCTCAAATGGGAAAAAAAGAAAATTAGAAATCAACAACGTAAAGATTATCTGGCGCGCTCTTAAACCCTTGCCATTCAAAGTAATGATGAGATTGAAAAAACATTTTAAAAATAAGGATGAGATAGTAGTTATCGGTGATCAAATATTCACAGACATACTCTTTGGTAAATTGATAGGTGCTTACACTATAAAAGTTGAACCATTAGATACAAGTAAAGAATTCATAACTACTAAGATTTTCAGATTCTTTGAGAGATTGTTCAAATTACACTGA
- a CDS encoding sigma-70 family RNA polymerase sigma factor — MIKYALRNKPIEKLVELAQSGLNDAVDLIIEKYYPMVVRIASQFYAPWAEFDDIVQNGLIGLIKAIYYFEENKSSFSTFAWRSIESEIKTFITYQNRKKNKMLSDSTSMDSVFDDVDDEQIDYFVADENTSTNVVKKTILSIVHEEILEKLNEEETQIFELWLDGYSYKEIEEMVGVNFKKVDNTVQKVKKIVRSKLSASILPFLEG, encoded by the coding sequence ATGATTAAATACGCTCTTAGAAATAAACCAATAGAAAAACTTGTTGAACTTGCCCAAAGTGGATTGAATGACGCTGTTGATTTGATAATTGAAAAGTATTACCCAATGGTTGTGAGAATCGCCTCACAATTTTATGCACCATGGGCTGAATTTGATGATATCGTTCAAAATGGACTTATCGGGCTTATAAAAGCGATATATTATTTTGAAGAGAATAAAAGTTCGTTTTCAACATTCGCTTGGAGGAGTATAGAATCTGAAATAAAAACATTTATTACTTACCAAAACAGAAAGAAAAACAAGATGCTTTCAGATTCAACAAGTATGGATTCGGTTTTTGACGATGTTGATGACGAGCAAATAGATTATTTTGTGGCCGATGAAAACACAAGTACTAACGTCGTGAAAAAGACCATTTTAAGTATCGTCCATGAAGAAATATTGGAAAAGCTAAACGAAGAAGAAACGCAGATATTCGAGCTCTGGCTTGACGGATACAGTTACAAAGAAATTGAAGAAATGGTTGGTGTAAATTTCAAAAAAGTCGATAATACGGTACAGAAAGTTAAAAAAATCGTCCGAAGTAAATTGAGTGCATCTATCTTACCGTTCTTGGAGGGATAA
- a CDS encoding HAD-IIA family hydrolase yields the protein MEKIDGVIELRNGVVERIKQCNLFILDIDGTFYLSGKPFEGSRKFVDIVEQLGKKFVFLTNNSNRTIDSYVEEFKNIGFNLSKEHFITAGVATAEYLFEEFGPAKVYIVGTDEIKEEFKRVGLNVVEENPEIVVVTFDKTLTYEKIKKATQFVANGALFVVTNPDLNCPSDEGPLPDAGAIASVIRKAAGVYPNIVFGKPEPKLLEMVMRRYNISPTETCMIGDRLYTDILAGIQSGTWTALVLTGEATLEQAEKGPIKPHIIAKDIGVIAEMLIK from the coding sequence ATGGAAAAAATAGACGGCGTTATCGAGCTAAGAAACGGTGTTGTCGAACGTATTAAACAATGTAATTTATTTATTTTAGATATCGATGGTACATTCTATTTAAGTGGGAAACCATTTGAAGGTTCACGTAAATTTGTTGATATAGTTGAACAACTTGGTAAAAAGTTTGTATTTTTAACCAACAATTCCAACAGAACTATAGATAGCTATGTTGAAGAGTTTAAGAACATTGGATTTAACCTTTCGAAAGAGCATTTCATAACAGCTGGTGTAGCAACCGCTGAGTATTTATTTGAAGAATTCGGTCCTGCTAAGGTTTACATCGTTGGAACAGACGAGATAAAAGAAGAATTCAAAAGAGTAGGATTAAATGTTGTAGAAGAAAACCCAGAAATTGTTGTCGTGACATTTGACAAGACATTAACATATGAAAAAATCAAAAAAGCAACGCAATTTGTTGCTAATGGTGCGCTTTTTGTCGTAACAAATCCAGATTTGAACTGTCCATCCGACGAAGGACCACTTCCTGATGCAGGCGCTATTGCATCAGTTATCAGAAAAGCTGCTGGAGTTTACCCTAACATAGTATTTGGAAAACCAGAACCTAAACTTTTGGAAATGGTAATGAGACGCTACAACATAAGCCCAACTGAGACTTGTATGATTGGTGATAGACTTTATACAGACATACTGGCAGGTATCCAATCTGGAACATGGACAGCACTTGTTTTGACAGGAGAGGCTACATTAGAACAAGCTGAAAAAGGACCTATCAAACCTCATATAATAGCAAAAGATATTGGGGTAATTGCAGAAATGCTTATAAAATAA
- a CDS encoding IS110 family transposase: protein MEQKYVNPKVSRISQDTLIVGIDVAKRNHWVRMTDYRGIDLISPFKINNTIDGIKMLEEKIRIIKQKEGLNNVILGMEPSGHYWKVLAWQMKSNEQVNYLVGVNPYHVKKSKEFDDNSPSKNDKKDAGLIAKLIKDGRYFDMHLSNDVYSELKVLTTTREQLVSKRKNSKNIVIAIIDEYFPEYEKIYKNIFSEGSMKLLKTYPFPEEILRVGVEEIESVLKESTKGKDWKSRARKIYEAARESVGVRAGQKSAKMKLRMLLEEIELLTRQIQELEEEMKKMIEETEEGEYIESVPGIGTVMTATILGETGGLSRFKSWKQIRKLAGLNLYEESSGEHKGKTRITKRGRPLLRKIIYLMAKTVIRHNREIMEKYLKLRKREKNPLKETQALIAIGLKMIRIIFKLVKSKTRYEPERVYV, encoded by the coding sequence ATGGAACAAAAGTATGTTAATCCAAAAGTTTCAAGAATTTCTCAAGACACTCTAATTGTCGGTATTGATGTTGCTAAAAGAAATCATTGGGTTAGGATGACTGATTATCGTGGAATTGATTTGATTAGCCCTTTCAAGATTAATAATACCATAGATGGTATTAAAATGTTAGAGGAAAAAATAAGAATTATTAAGCAAAAGGAAGGGTTAAACAACGTAATCTTAGGCATGGAACCATCAGGGCATTATTGGAAGGTTTTAGCTTGGCAAATGAAATCTAACGAGCAAGTAAATTATCTTGTTGGAGTAAATCCATATCATGTGAAGAAAAGCAAAGAATTTGATGATAACTCACCTAGTAAAAATGACAAGAAAGATGCAGGATTAATAGCCAAATTAATCAAAGATGGAAGATATTTCGATATGCATTTATCAAATGATGTGTATAGTGAGTTAAAAGTATTAACCACGACAAGGGAACAATTAGTAAGTAAGAGAAAAAATTCAAAAAATATTGTAATAGCTATAATAGACGAATACTTTCCTGAGTATGAGAAGATATACAAAAACATATTTTCGGAAGGTTCGATGAAATTATTAAAGACCTATCCATTTCCGGAAGAGATATTAAGAGTTGGAGTAGAAGAAATAGAAAGTGTATTGAAAGAATCGACAAAGGGGAAAGACTGGAAAAGTAGGGCGCGGAAGATATACGAAGCAGCGAGAGAATCGGTAGGAGTAAGAGCAGGGCAAAAAAGTGCGAAAATGAAATTAAGGATGCTATTGGAAGAAATAGAGCTATTAACAAGACAAATTCAAGAGCTAGAAGAAGAGATGAAAAAAATGATAGAAGAAACAGAAGAAGGGGAATATATAGAAAGTGTGCCAGGGATAGGAACGGTAATGACAGCCACGATATTAGGAGAGACAGGAGGGTTAAGCAGGTTTAAAAGCTGGAAACAAATAAGGAAATTAGCTGGATTGAACCTGTACGAAGAAAGTTCTGGAGAACACAAAGGAAAAACGCGGATAACAAAAAGAGGGCGGCCGTTACTGAGGAAAATAATATACTTGATGGCAAAAACGGTGATAAGACATAACCGTGAAATAATGGAAAAATATTTAAAACTGAGGAAAAGAGAAAAAAATCCATTAAAAGAGACACAAGCATTGATAGCAATAGGATTGAAAATGATAAGGATAATATTCAAGTTAGTGAAAAGCAAGACAAGATATGAACCGGAGAGAGTATATGTATAG